One bacterium genomic window, GATCAAGGCCAGCTCGCCGGCCGGGAAATACCTCCAATCCTTGGGGGTCAAGCCGGAGGATTTCAACTCCTACGGCGCCCGCCGCGGCAACCACGAAGTGATGATGCGCGGGACCTTCGCCAATATCCGGCTGAAGAACCTGATGATCCCCGGGACCGAAGGCGGAGTGACCCTCCACCTGCCCGAGGGCGAGCAGATGTCGATCTACGACGCGGCGATGAAATACCAAAAAGAGGGCGTCCCGCTGGTGGTTTTGGCGGGCAAGGAGTACGGCACCGGCTCTTCCCGCGATTGGGCGGCCAAGGGAACCAACCTGCTCGGGGTCCGCGCCGTCATCGCCGAGAGCTTCGAGCGGATCCATCGCAGCAATTTGGTCGGGATGGGCGTCTTGCCTTTGCAGTTCGAAGAAGGCCAGACTTGGCTGGCCTTAGGGCTGAACGGCCGGGAAAAGATCAGCATCGAGGGGATCGACGCCCAGCTCAAGCCCTTCCAAAAGCTTCAAGTGAAGGCGCGGAGCCAGCAGGGCGAGGAGAAGGCTTTCACCGTGACCTTGAGGATCGACACTCCCGATGAAGTGGCCTACTACCGCCACGGTGGAATTCTGCAGTACGTCTTGCGACAGCTGCTGGCGTCATAAAAAACCCCGGCCCTTGAGGGGGAAGCGGGCCGGGGCTGCACTCGCCTGGGAGTCAAAACGCTAAATGGCGTTGCCGCCGGTTTCGCCGGTGCGGATGCGAATCGCTTCTTCGACGCCGGAAACGAAAATTTTGCCATCGCCGATCTTGCCGGTGGAGGCGGTCTTCTGGATGGTGTCGACCACCTTGGCGAGGTCGCCGTCATTCACGACCACCTCGAGGCGG contains:
- the acnA gene encoding aconitate hydratase (catalyzes the conversion of citrate to isocitrate); amino-acid sequence: YPPYFENMPREPQPVQDLREARILALLGDSVTTDHISPAGSIKASSPAGKYLQSLGVKPEDFNSYGARRGNHEVMMRGTFANIRLKNLMIPGTEGGVTLHLPEGEQMSIYDAAMKYQKEGVPLVVLAGKEYGTGSSRDWAAKGTNLLGVRAVIAESFERIHRSNLVGMGVLPLQFEEGQTWLALGLNGREKISIEGIDAQLKPFQKLQVKARSQQGEEKAFTVTLRIDTPDEVAYYRHGGILQYVLRQLLAS